One window from the genome of Pseudomonas sp. L5B5 encodes:
- the rnhB gene encoding ribonuclease HII, which translates to MQMGLDFTLVADAEDLVAGVDEVGRGPLCGAVVTAAVILDPKRPILGLNDSKKLTEARREKLFDEICEKALSWCIARAEVEEIDELNILHATMLAMQRAVEGLSVTPKLAMIDGNRCPKLGMPAEAVVKGDSKVPAIAAASILAKVSRDREMAAFDLIYPGYGLGGHKGYPTPVHLEALARLGPTPIHRRSFAPVRQAYEAREALSLVQP; encoded by the coding sequence ATGCAGATGGGCCTGGATTTCACCTTGGTGGCCGATGCCGAGGACCTGGTGGCCGGCGTTGATGAAGTCGGTCGCGGCCCTCTGTGCGGCGCGGTCGTCACTGCTGCGGTAATCCTTGACCCAAAACGGCCGATCCTTGGTCTCAACGACTCCAAGAAACTGACCGAGGCCCGTCGCGAGAAACTGTTCGACGAGATCTGCGAGAAGGCCCTGAGCTGGTGCATTGCTCGGGCGGAAGTCGAGGAAATCGATGAGCTGAACATTCTTCACGCCACCATGCTGGCCATGCAGCGGGCGGTGGAAGGCTTGAGCGTGACGCCGAAGCTGGCAATGATCGATGGCAATCGCTGCCCCAAGCTGGGGATGCCAGCCGAAGCGGTGGTCAAGGGTGATAGCAAGGTTCCGGCGATTGCTGCGGCTTCGATCCTGGCCAAAGTCAGTCGCGATCGCGAGATGGCCGCTTTCGACTTGATCTATCCGGGCTACGGCCTCGGTGGCCACAAGGGTTATCCGACTCCGGTTCACCTTGAAGCCCTGGCACGTCTTGGGCCGACCCCAATTCACCGGCGCTCTTTCGCTCCAGTCCGCCAGGCCTATGAAGCGCGTGAAGCGCTGAGCCTGGTTCAGCCTTGA
- the lpxB gene encoding lipid-A-disaccharide synthase, translating into MMDTLRIALVAGEASGDILGAGLMRALKAQHPAVEFMGVGGPLMEAEGLTSYFPMERLAVMGLVEVLGRLRELLARRKKLVQTLIAEKPDVFIGIDAPDFTLNIELKLRQAGIKTVHYVSPSVWAWRQKRVLKIREGCDLMLTLFPFEARFYEEKSVPVKFVGHSLADAIPLQADRAAARAELGLPDGPLVALMPGSRGGEVGRLGCLFLDAAERLRGMCPGVRFILPCANAQRRTQLEEMLTGRDLPLTLLDGQSHKALAACDAVLIASGTATLEALLYKRPMVVAYRLAPLTFWILKRMVKSPYVSLPNLLAQRLLVPELLQDDATAEALAATLLPLIHGGEEQTSGFDQIHRTLRRDASNQAAQAVLELIGKAR; encoded by the coding sequence ATCATGGACACTCTGCGTATTGCGCTGGTGGCTGGCGAAGCTTCCGGCGACATTCTCGGTGCCGGTCTGATGCGAGCCCTGAAGGCCCAGCATCCAGCCGTCGAATTCATGGGTGTCGGTGGGCCGTTGATGGAGGCCGAGGGCCTGACCTCCTATTTCCCCATGGAGCGCCTGGCGGTCATGGGGCTGGTGGAAGTCCTCGGGCGCCTGCGTGAGCTGCTGGCCCGGCGCAAGAAGTTGGTCCAGACCCTGATCGCCGAGAAACCGGACGTTTTCATCGGAATCGATGCGCCGGACTTCACCCTTAATATCGAACTCAAGCTGCGTCAGGCCGGGATCAAGACCGTGCACTACGTCAGCCCTTCGGTATGGGCCTGGCGGCAGAAGCGGGTACTGAAAATCCGCGAAGGTTGCGACCTGATGCTGACCCTGTTTCCGTTCGAAGCCAGGTTCTACGAAGAAAAGAGCGTGCCGGTGAAATTCGTCGGCCATTCGCTGGCCGATGCCATTCCTCTGCAAGCCGACCGGGCGGCGGCTCGCGCCGAGCTTGGCTTGCCCGACGGGCCGTTGGTGGCGTTGATGCCAGGCAGTCGTGGCGGCGAAGTCGGGCGTCTGGGCTGCCTGTTCCTGGATGCGGCCGAGCGCCTGCGCGGCATGTGTCCGGGCGTGCGTTTCATCCTGCCTTGCGCCAATGCCCAGCGCCGTACCCAGTTGGAGGAAATGCTGACGGGGCGCGATCTGCCGCTGACTCTGCTCGATGGCCAGTCCCACAAGGCCCTGGCGGCCTGCGATGCGGTACTGATCGCCTCGGGCACGGCGACGCTGGAGGCCTTGCTCTACAAGCGGCCGATGGTTGTGGCCTACCGCTTGGCGCCGCTGACGTTCTGGATTCTCAAGCGCATGGTCAAGAGTCCGTATGTTTCCCTGCCCAACCTGCTGGCCCAGCGTTTGCTGGTGCCTGAGTTGCTGCAGGACGACGCGACTGCCGAAGCGCTGGCGGCGACCTTGCTGCCCTTGATCCATGGTGGTGAAGAGCAGACCAGCGGTTTCGACCAGATCCATCGCACCTTGCGTCGTGACGCCTCCAACCAGGCCGCGCAAGCAGTGCTTGAACTGATAGGTAAAGCCCGATGA
- the lpxA gene encoding acyl-ACP--UDP-N-acetylglucosamine O-acyltransferase, whose product MSLIDPRAIIDPTAVLADDVEVGPWSIIGAGVEIGEGTVIGPHVILKGPTRIGRHNRIYQFSSIGEDTPDLKYKGEETRLVIGDHNVIREGVTIHRGTVQDRSETTLGDHNLIMAYAHIGHDSVIGNHCILVNNTALAGHVHVEDWAILSGFTLVHQYCHIGAHSFSGMGTAIGKDVPAFVTVFGNPAEARSMNFEGMRRRGFSDDSIHALRRAYKVVYRQGLTVDQALAELSEAAEQYPEVALFRDSIQSSTRGITR is encoded by the coding sequence ATGAGTTTGATTGACCCTCGCGCAATCATCGATCCGACGGCCGTCCTGGCCGACGACGTTGAGGTTGGCCCGTGGTCGATCATCGGCGCTGGTGTGGAAATCGGCGAGGGTACAGTGATCGGGCCCCATGTGATTCTCAAGGGCCCGACCCGCATTGGTCGGCACAACCGCATCTACCAGTTTTCGTCGATCGGCGAGGACACGCCTGACCTCAAGTACAAGGGCGAGGAAACCCGCCTGGTGATCGGTGACCACAACGTGATCCGCGAAGGCGTGACCATTCACCGTGGCACGGTCCAGGATCGTTCCGAAACCACCCTCGGCGATCACAACCTGATCATGGCCTATGCCCACATCGGCCACGACAGCGTGATCGGCAATCACTGCATCCTGGTCAACAACACCGCGTTGGCTGGCCATGTGCATGTGGAAGACTGGGCGATTCTTTCCGGTTTTACCCTGGTACATCAGTACTGCCATATTGGCGCCCACAGCTTTTCCGGCATGGGCACCGCCATCGGCAAGGATGTGCCGGCGTTCGTCACGGTGTTCGGCAACCCTGCCGAAGCCCGCAGCATGAACTTCGAAGGCATGCGCCGTCGTGGTTTCAGCGATGATTCGATCCATGCCCTGCGCCGTGCCTACAAAGTGGTTTACCGCCAGGGGTTGACGGTGGACCAGGCCTTGGCCGAATTAAGCGAAGCGGCCGAGCAGTACCCTGAGGTCGCGCTGTTTCGCGATTCTATCCAGTCGTCGACTCGTGGCATCACCCGCTAA
- the fabZ gene encoding 3-hydroxyacyl-ACP dehydratase FabZ, whose amino-acid sequence MMDINEIREYLPHRYPFLLVDRVVDLDVEGKCIRAYKNVSINEPFFNGHFPAHPIMPGVLIIEAMAQAAGILGFKMLDVKPADGTLYYFVGSDKLRFRQPVLPGDQLILEAKFISCKRQIWKFECQASVDGKPVCSAEIICAERKL is encoded by the coding sequence ATGATGGACATCAACGAGATTCGCGAATACCTGCCTCACCGTTACCCTTTCCTGCTGGTGGATCGGGTAGTGGATCTGGATGTCGAGGGCAAGTGCATTCGTGCCTACAAGAATGTCAGCATCAACGAGCCGTTCTTCAATGGCCACTTCCCTGCGCATCCGATCATGCCAGGCGTGCTGATCATCGAGGCCATGGCCCAGGCTGCAGGCATTCTTGGTTTCAAGATGCTCGACGTGAAGCCGGCCGACGGTACCCTCTACTACTTCGTCGGCTCCGACAAGCTGCGCTTCCGCCAGCCGGTGCTGCCGGGCGACCAGTTGATCCTCGAGGCCAAGTTCATCAGCTGCAAGCGGCAGATCTGGAAGTTCGAATGCCAGGCTTCGGTCGACGGCAAGCCAGTATGCTCCGCTGAAATCATCTGCGCGGAACGCAAACTATGA
- the lpxD gene encoding UDP-3-O-(3-hydroxymyristoyl)glucosamine N-acyltransferase — protein MTAIMKLGQLAEFLGATLRGDAEKQISGLATLQEAGPSQLSFLANPQYRKYLVDSQAGAVLLKAAEAQTYTGDALVVADPYLAYARVSHFFDPKPKAPAGIHPSAVIAADAQVDPTASIGAFVVVESEARVEAGVTVGAHCVIGARSVVGEGGWLAPRVTLYHDVRIGKRVVIQSGAVLGAEGFGFANSKGVWHKIAQVGGVTIGDDVEIGVNTAIDRGALADTIIGNGVKLDNQIQIAHNVQVGDHTAMAACVGISGSTKIGKHCMLAGGVGLVGHIEICDNVFLTGMTMVTHSITEAGAYSSGTAMQPAAEWRKSAARIRQLDDIARRLRQLEKRVGDVTPDGNASSDG, from the coding sequence ATGACCGCAATTATGAAACTCGGCCAGCTGGCCGAGTTCCTCGGCGCCACCTTGCGTGGCGACGCGGAGAAGCAAATCAGTGGGCTGGCCACCTTGCAGGAGGCCGGCCCATCTCAGTTGAGCTTTTTGGCAAATCCGCAATACCGCAAGTACCTGGTTGATAGCCAGGCTGGCGCAGTATTGTTGAAGGCTGCCGAAGCCCAGACCTATACCGGCGATGCATTGGTGGTGGCTGATCCTTACCTGGCCTACGCCCGTGTGTCCCATTTCTTCGACCCCAAGCCCAAGGCCCCGGCTGGCATCCACCCGTCCGCGGTGATCGCCGCTGATGCACAGGTGGACCCGACGGCCAGTATCGGCGCCTTCGTGGTGGTCGAAAGTGAGGCCCGGGTCGAAGCCGGCGTGACCGTCGGTGCCCATTGCGTCATTGGCGCTCGTAGCGTCGTGGGCGAGGGCGGTTGGTTGGCGCCACGAGTGACCCTGTACCACGATGTGCGCATCGGCAAGCGGGTGGTGATCCAGTCCGGTGCCGTGCTGGGTGCGGAAGGGTTCGGTTTCGCCAACTCGAAGGGCGTCTGGCACAAGATTGCCCAGGTAGGTGGCGTGACTATCGGTGATGATGTGGAGATTGGCGTGAACACGGCAATCGATCGTGGGGCGTTGGCCGACACCATCATTGGTAACGGTGTGAAGCTCGACAACCAGATCCAGATCGCCCATAACGTCCAGGTGGGTGATCACACCGCGATGGCTGCTTGCGTGGGGATTTCCGGCAGCACCAAGATCGGCAAGCATTGCATGCTCGCTGGCGGTGTTGGCCTGGTGGGCCATATCGAGATTTGTGACAACGTATTCCTCACCGGGATGACCATGGTGACCCACTCGATTACCGAGGCGGGTGCCTATTCTTCCGGTACGGCCATGCAACCGGCTGCCGAGTGGCGCAAAAGCGCGGCCCGCATCCGCCAGCTCGATGATATCGCGCGGCGTTTGCGCCAGTTGGAAAAGCGCGTTGGGGACGTGACCCCCGACGGCAATGCTTCATCAGATGGCTGA
- a CDS encoding OmpH family outer membrane protein, producing MRKLTQLVLLASVLVASPAFADMKIAVLNYQMALLESDAAKKYAVDAEKKFGPQLNKLKTLESSAKGIQDRLVAGGDKMQQGERERLELEFKQKARDFQFQSKELNEAKAVADREMLKQLKPKLDSAVEEVIKKGAFDLVFERGAVIDVKPQYDITRQVIERMNQLK from the coding sequence GTGCGTAAGTTGACTCAATTGGTTCTCCTGGCCTCTGTACTGGTCGCGAGCCCGGCATTTGCCGATATGAAGATCGCCGTCCTGAACTATCAGATGGCCCTGCTGGAATCGGATGCAGCGAAGAAGTATGCCGTGGATGCCGAGAAGAAGTTCGGCCCACAACTGAACAAGCTCAAGACCCTGGAAAGCAGCGCCAAGGGCATCCAGGACCGCCTGGTCGCCGGTGGCGACAAGATGCAGCAGGGCGAGCGTGAGCGTCTGGAGCTCGAGTTCAAGCAAAAGGCCCGTGACTTCCAGTTCCAATCCAAGGAACTGAACGAAGCCAAGGCCGTGGCTGACCGCGAGATGCTCAAGCAACTCAAGCCAAAGCTGGATAGCGCCGTTGAAGAAGTCATCAAGAAAGGTGCTTTCGACCTGGTCTTCGAGCGTGGCGCAGTGATTGATGTCAAGCCACAGTACGACATCACTCGCCAGGTTATCGAGCGCATGAATCAGCTGAAGTAA
- the bamA gene encoding outer membrane protein assembly factor BamA, whose amino-acid sequence MKRLLLTAVLSVLMIAEVHAESFTISDIRVNGLQRVSAGSVFGALPLNVGEQADDRRLVESTRALFKTGFFQDIQLGRDGNVLVITVVERPSVASIEIEGNKAISTDDLMKGLKQSGLAEGEIFQRATLEGVRNELQRQYVAQGRYSASVETEVVPQPRNRVGLKVKINEGTVAAIQHINVVGNTVFPDDDLIGLFELKTTNWLSFFKNDDKYAREKLSGDLERLRSYYLDRGYINMDIASTQVSITPDKKHVYITVNINEGEKYSVRDVKLSGDLKVPEDQVKALLLVEKGQVFSRKLMTTTSELITRRLGNDGYTFANVNGVPQPHDDDHTVDITFVVDPGKRAYVNRINFRGNTKSEDEVLRREMRQMEGGWASTYLIDQSKTRLERLGFFKEVNVETPAVPGVDDQVDVNYAVEEQASGSITASVGFAQSAGLILGGSITQNNFLGTGNKVSIGLTRSEYQSRYNFGYVDPYWTADGVSLGYNAFYRTTDYKDLDVDVASYAVDSLGAGVSVGYPISETSRLTFGLTAQQDKIKTGRYTVDEIFDFVNKQGKSYLNFKASAGWSESTLNKGVLATRGHSQSLVLETTTPGSDLSFFKLDYRGQLFTPLTDNYTMRFHTELGYGDGFGDTKGLPFYENYYAGGFNSVRGFKDSTLGPRSTPSRGVGVTGNVGTSSDPDQDPLPFGGNVLIQGGAELLFPLPFVKDQRSLRTSLFWDVGNVFSSRCEKTSNTIAASNVKPECNDVSLSNLASSVGVGVTWVTALGPLSFALAMPIKKPNDAETQVFQFSLGQTF is encoded by the coding sequence ATGAAACGTCTGCTGCTAACTGCGGTTCTCTCCGTATTGATGATCGCCGAAGTTCACGCCGAGTCCTTCACTATCTCCGATATCCGTGTCAACGGCCTCCAGCGCGTTTCCGCGGGTAGCGTCTTTGGTGCCTTGCCGTTGAACGTCGGCGAGCAGGCGGACGACCGTCGCCTGGTGGAATCCACTCGTGCGCTGTTCAAAACCGGTTTCTTTCAAGACATCCAGCTCGGCCGCGATGGCAACGTCCTGGTCATCACGGTGGTCGAGCGGCCGTCGGTTGCCAGCATCGAGATCGAAGGCAACAAGGCGATCTCCACTGACGACCTGATGAAAGGTCTGAAGCAGTCCGGTCTGGCCGAAGGCGAAATCTTCCAGCGAGCGACCCTTGAAGGGGTGCGTAACGAGCTGCAGCGCCAATATGTCGCGCAGGGCCGTTACTCGGCTTCCGTCGAGACCGAAGTGGTTCCGCAGCCGCGCAACCGTGTCGGGCTGAAGGTGAAGATCAACGAGGGTACGGTTGCGGCGATCCAGCACATCAACGTGGTAGGCAACACCGTCTTCCCGGATGATGACCTGATTGGCCTGTTCGAACTCAAGACCACCAACTGGCTTTCGTTCTTCAAGAATGACGACAAGTACGCCCGTGAAAAACTTTCCGGTGACCTGGAGCGCCTGCGTTCCTACTACCTGGATCGTGGTTATATCAACATGGATATCGCTTCGACCCAGGTGTCCATCACTCCGGACAAGAAACACGTCTATATCACTGTCAATATCAACGAAGGCGAGAAGTACAGCGTTCGCGACGTCAAGCTCAGCGGCGACTTGAAAGTGCCTGAAGATCAGGTCAAGGCCCTGTTGCTGGTCGAGAAAGGCCAGGTGTTCTCGCGCAAGCTGATGACCACGACTTCCGAGCTGATCACGCGTCGCCTCGGTAACGATGGCTACACCTTCGCCAACGTCAACGGCGTGCCTCAGCCCCACGACGATGATCACACCGTCGACATCACGTTCGTGGTGGATCCGGGCAAGCGTGCCTATGTCAATCGCATCAACTTCCGTGGCAACACCAAGTCCGAGGACGAAGTGTTGCGCCGTGAAATGCGCCAGATGGAAGGCGGCTGGGCCTCGACCTACCTGATCGACCAGTCCAAGACTCGTCTTGAGCGCCTGGGGTTCTTCAAGGAAGTCAACGTCGAGACTCCGGCTGTACCGGGTGTCGATGACCAGGTCGATGTCAACTACGCCGTTGAAGAGCAGGCTTCGGGCTCGATCACCGCCAGTGTCGGTTTCGCCCAGAGCGCCGGCCTGATCCTCGGTGGCTCGATCACCCAGAACAACTTCCTGGGTACCGGCAACAAGGTCAGCATCGGCCTGACCCGCAGCGAATACCAGAGCCGCTACAACTTCGGCTACGTAGACCCCTACTGGACTGCCGATGGCGTGAGCCTGGGCTATAACGCCTTCTATCGCACCACTGACTACAAGGACCTCGATGTCGATGTAGCCAGCTATGCGGTGGACAGCCTGGGTGCTGGTGTCAGCGTGGGTTACCCGATCAGCGAGACTTCGCGCCTGACGTTCGGCTTGACCGCCCAACAGGACAAGATCAAGACCGGTCGCTACACCGTCGACGAAATCTTCGACTTCGTGAACAAGCAGGGCAAGAGCTACCTGAACTTCAAGGCCTCTGCCGGCTGGTCCGAATCGACGCTGAACAAAGGTGTTCTGGCGACGCGCGGTCATTCGCAAAGCCTGGTGCTGGAAACCACGACTCCGGGCAGCGACCTGTCGTTCTTCAAGCTTGATTACCGTGGCCAGTTGTTCACTCCGCTGACTGACAACTACACCATGCGGTTCCATACCGAGCTGGGTTATGGCGACGGTTTTGGCGATACCAAGGGCCTGCCGTTCTACGAGAACTACTATGCCGGCGGCTTCAACTCGGTTCGTGGTTTCAAGGACAGCACCCTGGGTCCGCGCAGTACGCCTAGTCGTGGTGTGGGTGTGACAGGTAACGTGGGCACATCCAGCGACCCTGACCAGGATCCGCTGCCGTTCGGTGGTAACGTGTTGATCCAGGGTGGTGCGGAATTGCTGTTCCCTCTGCCATTCGTCAAGGACCAGCGTTCCTTGCGTACCTCCCTGTTCTGGGATGTCGGTAACGTCTTCAGCTCTCGTTGTGAAAAGACGTCCAACACCATTGCGGCGTCGAACGTGAAGCCGGAATGCAACGATGTCAGTCTCAGCAACCTGGCCAGTTCGGTGGGTGTCGGCGTGACGTGGGTCACCGCTCTGGGTCCATTGAGCTTCGCCCTGGCGATGCCGATCAAGAAACCGAATGACGCTGAAACTCAGGTGTTCCAATTCTCTCTCGGCCAGACTTTCTAA
- the rseP gene encoding sigma E protease regulator RseP — MSALYMIVGTLVALGVLVTFHEFGHFWVARRCGVKVLRFSVGFGMPLVRWHDRRGTEFVIAAIPLGGYVKMLDEREGEVAPEELDQSFNRKSVRQRIAIVAAGPVANFLLALVFFWGLAMLGSQQVRPVIGEVEAGSIADKAGLNSGQEIISIDGEPTSGWAAVNLQLVRRLGESGTVQVQVREQGATVDSPRQLILDKWLKGADEPDPIRSLGIRPWRPALPPVLAELDPKGPAQAAGLKTGDHLLALDGQAVNDWQQVVDWVRVRPAATIVLRVERDGARIDVPVTLASRGESKAPSGYLGAGVKAVDWPPQMLREVRYGPLEAIGEGARRTWTMSVLTLESLKKMLFGELSVKNLSGPITIAKVAGASAQSGIADFLNFLAYLSISLGVLNLLPIPVLDGGHLLFYLIEWVRGRPLSDRVQGWGIQIGISLVVGVMLLALVNDLGRL, encoded by the coding sequence ATGAGCGCGCTCTATATGATTGTCGGCACCCTGGTAGCCCTGGGAGTGCTGGTCACCTTCCATGAATTCGGTCATTTCTGGGTCGCGCGCCGTTGTGGCGTCAAGGTGCTGCGCTTTTCCGTGGGCTTCGGAATGCCCCTGGTGCGCTGGCACGATCGTCGAGGCACCGAGTTCGTGATCGCCGCCATTCCGCTGGGCGGCTACGTGAAGATGCTCGATGAGCGTGAAGGTGAAGTAGCGCCTGAAGAGCTCGATCAATCCTTCAATCGCAAGTCTGTTCGTCAGCGTATTGCCATTGTTGCGGCGGGCCCGGTTGCCAACTTCCTCCTGGCCCTGGTTTTTTTCTGGGGGCTGGCGATGCTGGGCAGCCAGCAGGTGCGCCCGGTCATCGGTGAGGTAGAAGCCGGCAGCATCGCTGACAAGGCTGGCTTGAACTCTGGTCAGGAAATCATTTCCATCGATGGCGAGCCGACCTCCGGCTGGGCTGCGGTGAACCTTCAACTGGTACGCCGTCTGGGTGAGAGCGGCACCGTGCAGGTGCAGGTCCGAGAGCAGGGCGCCACGGTGGATTCACCGCGCCAGCTGATTCTGGACAAGTGGCTCAAGGGGGCCGACGAGCCTGATCCGATCCGCTCCCTGGGCATTCGCCCCTGGCGTCCTGCCCTGCCGCCGGTACTGGCTGAGCTCGATCCGAAAGGCCCGGCTCAGGCGGCGGGCCTGAAGACCGGCGACCACCTGCTGGCCCTGGATGGCCAGGCGGTCAATGATTGGCAGCAGGTGGTCGACTGGGTACGCGTACGCCCCGCGGCCACGATCGTACTGCGGGTCGAGCGCGACGGTGCTCGGATCGATGTTCCCGTGACCCTGGCGAGCCGAGGCGAAAGCAAGGCGCCGAGTGGTTATCTGGGGGCGGGAGTCAAGGCTGTCGATTGGCCGCCGCAGATGCTCCGTGAAGTCAGGTATGGCCCGCTGGAGGCGATAGGCGAAGGCGCCCGGCGCACTTGGACCATGAGCGTCCTGACCCTCGAATCGCTGAAGAAAATGTTGTTCGGCGAGCTCTCGGTAAAAAACTTGAGCGGACCGATAACCATTGCTAAAGTGGCGGGCGCTTCTGCCCAGTCGGGCATTGCCGATTTCTTGAATTTCCTTGCTTATCTGAGTATTAGCCTGGGCGTTCTGAATTTGTTGCCCATTCCGGTGTTGGATGGGGGGCATTTGTTGTTTTATCTGATCGAGTGGGTGCGTGGTCGCCCCTTGTCGGATCGGGTGCAAGGTTGGGGGATACAGATCGGTATCAGCTTGGTGGTCGGAGTCATGCTGCTTGCTCTGGTCAACGATCTGGGTCGTCTGTAA
- the ispC gene encoding 1-deoxy-D-xylulose-5-phosphate reductoisomerase, translating into MSGVQQITVLGATGSIGLSTLDVIARHPDRYKVFALTGFSRLAELLALCVRHVPRFAVVPQEVAARRLQEDLQAAGLPTRVLVGEQGLCEVASAPEVDAVMAAIVGAAGLRPTLAAVHAGKKILLANKEALVMSGALFMQAVGSSGSVLLPIDSEHNAIFQCMPGDFSRGLSQVGVRRILLTASGGPFRQTPLAELEHVTPEQACAHPNWSMGRKISVDSASMMNKGLELIEACWLFDAKPAQVEVVVHPQSVIHSLVDYVDGSVLAQLGNPDMRTPIANALAWPERIDSGVAPLDLFAIARLDFQAPDEQRFPCLRLARQAAEAGDSAPAMLNAANEVAVSAFLERRIRYLEIPSIIDEVLCREPVVAVNELDAVFAADTQARNLANQWLQRNGR; encoded by the coding sequence GTGAGTGGCGTGCAGCAGATCACGGTCCTGGGGGCTACTGGCTCCATTGGCCTGAGCACGTTGGATGTCATCGCTCGGCATCCGGATCGTTATAAGGTGTTCGCACTCACAGGTTTCAGTCGTCTGGCCGAGCTGTTGGCCCTGTGTGTACGCCATGTCCCGCGCTTTGCCGTCGTGCCGCAGGAGGTTGCCGCCAGGCGTCTGCAGGAAGACCTGCAAGCTGCCGGGTTGCCGACACGGGTGCTGGTAGGGGAGCAGGGTCTATGCGAGGTCGCGTCGGCTCCCGAGGTCGATGCGGTGATGGCGGCGATTGTCGGTGCTGCGGGCCTGCGCCCCACCCTGGCAGCGGTGCATGCCGGCAAGAAGATCCTGCTGGCCAACAAGGAAGCGCTGGTGATGTCCGGCGCCCTGTTCATGCAGGCGGTGGGCAGTAGCGGCTCGGTGTTGCTGCCTATCGACAGCGAGCACAACGCGATATTCCAGTGCATGCCGGGTGATTTTTCCCGGGGTCTGAGCCAGGTTGGGGTACGCAGGATTCTGCTGACCGCTTCGGGTGGCCCGTTCCGGCAGACGCCTCTGGCTGAGTTGGAGCATGTCACGCCGGAACAGGCCTGCGCTCATCCGAACTGGTCCATGGGTCGCAAGATCTCGGTGGATTCGGCGAGCATGATGAACAAGGGCCTGGAACTGATAGAGGCATGCTGGTTGTTCGATGCCAAGCCTGCCCAGGTCGAGGTGGTCGTGCATCCGCAAAGTGTGATCCACTCGCTGGTGGACTACGTTGACGGTTCGGTACTGGCGCAACTGGGAAATCCCGACATGCGCACGCCTATCGCCAACGCCCTGGCCTGGCCTGAGCGGATAGATTCCGGTGTGGCGCCATTGGACCTGTTTGCCATCGCTCGCCTGGACTTCCAGGCGCCCGATGAGCAGCGGTTCCCATGCTTGCGGCTGGCTCGCCAGGCGGCGGAGGCGGGTGACAGTGCCCCGGCGATGTTGAATGCAGCGAATGAAGTGGCGGTTTCGGCATTTCTCGAACGGCGCATCCGCTACCTGGAGATCCCTAGTATCATCGACGAAGTTTTGTGTCGTGAGCCTGTGGTTGCGGTCAACGAGCTGGATGCCGTATTTGCGGCGGATACTCAGGCCCGAAACCTGGCAAACCAATGGTTGCAGCGTAACGGGCGATAG
- a CDS encoding phosphatidate cytidylyltransferase, whose protein sequence is MLKQRIITALILLPIALCGFFLLEGSSFALFIGLVVVLGGWEWARLAGFSAQPARIAYALVVAALLFLMHLVPGVAPWVLGAAMLWWALATFLVLTYPRTHEQWSGAAPKLLIGLLILLPAWQGLVFIKQLPLGNWLIMAVMVLVWGADIGAYFSGRAFGKRKLAPQVSPGKSWEGVYGGLALSLVITAVVGLVRDWSFGQLVMGLLGAAIVVFISVVGDLTESMFKRQAGIKDSSNLLPGHGGVLDRIDSLTAAIPVFAVLLWMAAP, encoded by the coding sequence ATGCTCAAACAACGAATCATTACTGCGCTGATCCTGTTGCCGATTGCCTTGTGCGGGTTTTTCCTGCTCGAGGGATCGAGTTTCGCCCTGTTCATCGGCCTGGTGGTTGTCCTGGGTGGTTGGGAGTGGGCTCGCCTGGCAGGTTTCAGCGCGCAGCCGGCACGGATCGCTTATGCGTTGGTCGTGGCGGCGCTGTTGTTCCTGATGCACCTGGTTCCAGGTGTCGCCCCCTGGGTCCTGGGGGCGGCGATGCTGTGGTGGGCGCTGGCGACATTCCTGGTGCTCACCTATCCCCGTACCCATGAGCAGTGGTCCGGGGCCGCGCCCAAGCTGCTGATTGGCCTTTTGATCCTGCTGCCGGCCTGGCAGGGCCTGGTATTCATCAAGCAGCTGCCGCTGGGCAACTGGTTGATCATGGCGGTGATGGTGCTGGTCTGGGGCGCGGATATCGGTGCCTACTTTTCTGGCAGGGCTTTTGGCAAGCGCAAGCTGGCGCCTCAGGTCAGTCCAGGCAAGAGCTGGGAAGGCGTGTATGGCGGCCTGGCATTGAGCCTGGTGATTACCGCGGTGGTAGGGCTGGTGCGCGACTGGAGCTTCGGCCAGTTGGTCATGGGGCTGCTGGGTGCGGCCATCGTGGTTTTCATCTCGGTGGTTGGCGACCTGACCGAAAGCATGTTCAAGCGTCAGGCCGGCATCAAGGACAGCAGCAACCTGCTGCCTGGTCATGGTGGTGTTCTCGATCGAATTGACAGCCTGACTGCCGCGATCCCGGTATTTGCGGTGCTGCTGTGGATGGCTGCACCGTGA